The DNA region TCATTTTGGATATTGGCAGCAGTAGATCCTTGATGGTCAAAATACCTGCCACTTTGTTTTCCTCATCTAGTACAACCAATCCATCAATGTTGTGTTCTAGCATTATTTGGATAGCTTCTTTGATGCTCTTTTCTGGGGTGGTTGTTATGACTCCTCTGATCATAACTTCTCTTAACTGCGTTGAGAAGGGGGGTATTTTCTCTCCGGCCACTTCACCGAAGTGGGCTTTAAATCTCGGCTTCATAAACCTTATAATAAGGTCATGAAGGGTAACCAATCCTTCCAGTTTACCAGCATCGTTTACTATGGGTATCCTTGAGATTGCGTGGTCTCTCATCGTAGCTAAAGCCTTTGCAACAGTATCATCTGGTTTTAGTGTAATAACATCCATTGTCATAAACTCTTTGATAGGCTTCGTACCGAACTCCTCTTTTGAGAGTCTTTCCAAAATAGCAATATCGCTTATTACACCGAACACATTTAATTTATCTTTTCCTACAGGTAAGGATCTAGAATCTATCTCAAGCATGAGCTTAGCAGCTAAGCTTAAATCATCCTTAGGCTTTAATATTACGGCGGTCTTATAGACATCCCTAACCTTAGCCTTCGTTGGATCCCACTTGAGGTGGGACCTTATAATTAAGTCTTGGGTCAATATACCCTTATACATCTTTTTGTCAAAAACTAGTATTAGGTCTGGGTCTTCCTTTTCAAAAATACCAATTGCTTCAGAAAGCGGTGCGTCGATGTCAATTCTAGAAAACTTGTCGGTCATTACCTCCTCAACAAGAATACCGACCATTGCTGTCACCTCCGTTCAATATATTCTATGTTTCTCATGGCATTTAAACCTTGCTGAGGGAAATTTATAAATGCAAAAAAGATGTAATGGAAATTCCTGAGTGGGTTTGGAAAATAAAAAGGGAAGAAAAATCAACTCTTCACTTTTCAGCCAGTGAAAGCATCATTTTCCACATCCTCACAGTGTACTCAACCGTAGGCGGATAGCTTTGCACAATCTCCGTTATCTCAGCTTCCTTCTTAAATATCGGGAAGTTTTCCATTATCTTTTCAAGCGCTTCTTTATTTGGTGCCTTCCACATGGTGTATGCTCCAAAATTGGTGTTGTAGCTGGCCAAAAACTCAATGCCCTCAGGAAGCTTGGTTAAGTTACTGAAGAATTCAGCAGCTTCTTTCATGGCGTCCAGAGTCTTTTCCTCGGGCCATCTGTGAGTTATAAGGTACATTGGCATCCCAACACCTCCCAAAATCATGCCAGTTTGCGCTCTCTCGAAGTACCAGATGGAGCACCGGGAGAAGGGGGAGATTAGGCCGATGGTGCCCCAGCCACAGCGTACATCCCCTTCCTGCTGAGACTTTAATTGGCAGTTGGGTATTATTGTATATAAAGATTTTCTTGACATACATTCCAAATTTTGCCCATAATTTTTGATATATGTCATACCAATTAACCGGTGAAATCTTGAATATAATTTTAAAACTAGAAAGAAGAAAAAGAGATAGGTTTAGTTTTGTTCTTCAGCTATTATTTTTATATGGCCTGTGAAGGGTTTTGCAATTTCGGCTTCTATTCTATAGTCTATGGTTTTGTCGGTGAGTAGTGAGTATTCGTTATCGAGAATTAAATAGTAGGTATCTGCTGGTAGATAGTTTCTTAGTGTGTAGTACCCGCTTGTGGCTTTTTTCTCTGCAAAATATATTTTTGGTGTCCCACCTTGTTTCCAGATGTTATACTCTTTTTCGTCCATTAAATAAATGTTTATGTCTAGATCTTCTCTGATGTCTATTTTTAGTTTGACGTTTTGAGCATAGAGGATATTGGTTAAATAAATCGGTATTGCTTCATAATCGCCATGTTTTACTACTACAGTATCTTCATTAAGAATTGTAGACTCTGGTGTTGGTGTTCCTATTACAAAAACATAGTTTCCTTTGTTAAGTGTTGTGGTGTATGTACCACTTTCAACATTTTTCTTTAGGTAGAGATACTCTGAAGCAGTATCATCGTTTTTCCATTGTTCCAGTTCGCTTTCGGGTATTATTCCTAGATACTCAAGCTTTTTACCGGATGGAATGTTTAGTGTTATAGTGAGTTTATATGTTGAATCGAGCTCAAATGGGATATATGTTCTGGAATCGAAGGTATATTCTTTGTCAAATAACGTCCAGATTTGTGGAGTTTGCGTTTCGGTTGTACCTGCATTTTTGTTTATTTGTTCGGCAGTGTCTTCTGATGTTTGTGTGCATCCTGCTACAAAAACTACTAATAAGAACATTACCAAAAATATCGATGTCTTTTTGGTGCTCTTCATAGGATCACCTAGAACAGTATGAAATTAATATTTATATAATTTACGTCTTTTTGACCATTTTATTTACGTAATAGGAGGAGTAATAAACTCCTTAAGATGTTTTTGTATTGTAGTAATTGATCTTCTGCAGTGTGCTTGTTTAAATCGGCTTTTTTCTTTTTCTAGATACGTTGCCTATTTTTAAGGTAAGGCTTATAAGTGCATGTTGGTGATACGTATATGTCCTTGAGCAGGCGCCGGGGTAGCCTAGCTCGGGAAGGCGGTGGACTCGAGATCCACTGGGCGTTCGCCCGCCAGGGTTCAAATCCCTGCCCCGGCGCCATTAATGCCGAGTGTTCGACACTACTCTTTTACTTCTTGTACAGCTACAAGAATTGGAGAAGAGGGGTCATTCAATTAACATTACCCAGCTTATTCCATCAATTTTAACGAGGAGCTCTCTCCCTTTGTTTCCAGTAAAATCTGCTACATCCTCTAACACTACAACTTCCTCATCAAAGTCCTTTAAAATGCCAGTGAAAAGATGCTCTCCCCCTATGGAAACCACAACTTTCTTGTTCCGCCACCTTTTGAGCGTTTCATCTGCTAAGTACGGCTTCTCCTCGCTCATGCCCTCACCCTCTCCAGCTAATCCCAAAAGATATAAATGCTTTTTGTTCACTCATCATGGAGGTTTGAGCATGAGGTTCGTTATGAAAGATGAAGCAATTAAACGAGCATTTTTGGGTGAACTCAGGGAGAAGGGCATAAAGTATGAGATTAGGGAGGAGTTAGGCTATGAAACCTTCATAGGATACGTCATTGAGGGAACTTTTGAGGAGATTAGAGCTATCATCGAAACCTTGGGAGACGAGGAAAAAGATGTTATTCTCCAAGGATTTCAAACCTTCAAAGAGCAGTTTTTGCACGTGCTGGAGCACTTGAAGGAAGGCGAACACATAGAAGCTTTGCTGAGAGAAGGCTATTGGGTTGGGGATGTTATTGACCAGCTCATGAGGAATGGAGCAGTGGATATAGATAGAGAAGGAAACATAAAGCTGAAAGAGGATGTGGATGTTACTAAGCTCAAGCTCCAATTTAAGATTCCCTATGAGCTGATTGAAATTCCTGAGAGCATTGAGGAGATAGCCAAACAGTATGCCCTCGTAGATTTGCTTCCGCAGTACATAGTTGAGATTAAAGAGGTGGAGCTTGAAAAGATAAATCTTGCTTTAAACATAGCTGCTAGGTATTTCAGTGAGCGTCAGGTGCTCAGCGCTTACTTTGCTCTACTTTCAAAGGCTTTGCTCTCAAAAGAGATTGTGAGTGCCTTGGGCCAGCATGACAAGATTCCAAAAGACATCCTGATTAGAAGCTTTTTGGAGTCCTCTCCAGTAGAGATAGCGAGTGAGAAGGGTCTGCTCGTCATTAATCTCGCAAATCAAAAGGCTATGGAAGCCATTTTAAGAGAGCTGGAGAAGGAAGGATATATAGACATAAAAGCAAATAAGGTCAAAAAGTTGAAATCCCTTTAGGTTCACTTTGTGAAGGGAGCAGCACAAGTCCAATGAGCATTAAAATGCCGCCGATCCTGCTCGTCAAAATCAGCGCAATCACCATGGGTATGATTAGTGTGTCCTTTGCTTTTTTGTATTCCCCTCTCTCTATGAGCTCCACAACCTCCTCTGTCCGCCGGTATATCCAGTAGCCGAGGATCATGAGGGGTATTGCTATTACAATCCCCACAACGGTTATGAACAGGAAGAGCCCTATAACGAGGGGCATTATTATGCTCAAAATTCCTCCAATCTTTATCAGCAGTTTAGCTGTCTCAATATCAGCCATTGAACCACCTATGCTAATATCTCAAGCAAACTTTAAAAAGTTTTATCTTCAGTTAGATGGGATTTTGAAAGGCTTTTATGATTTGAGTACGTAACTGATCATGAGAGATTCTTTAAAAGTTCTTGAGCCTACTTAACGCAGCGATGACGATACTTTGACCACCTGAATGATGATGAGTGCGGGAGTGGCCGAGCAAACTTCGCTTGCAGTTTAGGAAGTGAGTTCCTTTATTTTTGTCCTCTTTTTTGGTGTGCTTTCACTCCAACCACGCTACGCGCAAAAAAGAAAGCCCTCTCAAAAGATAGTAGGCTTAAAGTGAAAGCGTCCTAAGAAAGCCACATTAAAAGGATGCGTGATCTTTGGCATCTTAATATGCTTAAAGGTAGGTTATCCTGGCCTTTCCATTCTCTTCGAGCCACTTTAAGAGCTTCTGGGCGAAGTAAAACTTCTTCCTCTTTGACTCCCAAATGGGGGAGTGCTCCTTTAGATGGGGCTTGCTCCATTTTCCCACAATCTCTCCAAAATCAAAGCCAACCAGACAGGCCTCCCTCGTCCCCAAAGCTTCGGCTAAAAAAGCACCTCTGTCCCCATCCGTGAAGCCGCCAAAGTTGTAGATTATGTCCAAAGGTTCGGTCTGGCATGTCCCTAAAACGTTTTTGAGTTTAGAGGCATAAGCTTTGAGCTTTTCAATATTGTCGCCGTGGGCGTGAACCACCACGAATGAGCCGAGCTCATTGGCTTTCTTTATGTCCTCAAAGCGCCCATCCAAGTCTGTCACAATTATGTGGGGGAGTATGTTATGCTCTAAGAGAGCGGAAGTTGCACCATCGGCTGCTATAAGGATCCCATCATCAAAAGTATGCGTTTTTAGGCTTTCTTCTAAACTTGGTCCAGCTCCAAAAACGTAGGCCCTTTCTCTGATGAGTTTCCTTAATTCACTGATTGTCGTGTAGTTCTCGCTTTTTAGCAAAATATCTCTCAAAATAAGCGATGCTTTCCTATCGGCTTTTTCATCGAATCCCATTTCTCTGACAATTTCATCGTAAAAGGGCTTCCATTCTTCCCATTCCATGTATTAGCCTTTGGCACATGAGTATAAAACAGTTGCTCAGAGATTGCTTGAACTTTATCAATTTTTTATTGTACTATACTCATATTTAGGCGATTTTATTCAAAATTTTTCGTTTTATTTTTGGATTTTTCGTATTTTTTTAAGTTTTACTAAGCGGTAAATCATGTCGCTAAATCGGGTATTCTGACAGTTTAATGACCACAAAAGGTTTAAATGCATTGATGTACTTAATCATTCTTTGGTGAACGCTATGAGTAAACGTGGTATATCTTTGTTCTTGATTGGACTTTTTGTTTTTGCAGTTTTAGCCAGCGGCTGTATCGGTGGAAGTGAAGAAACCTCAACAGCTACCTCAGCCCAAAGTGGTTCACAGTATGCAGAGCAACTTGTTATTGGGGTCACCGACAAAGTGACGGATCTTGACCCAGCCAACGCCTACGACTTCTACACTTGGGAAGTTTTAAACAATGTTATGGAGGGTCTTGTTAAATATGAACCCGGGACCCTTGAGATTAAACCAGCGCTTGCAGAAAGATGGGAGGTAAGCGATGACTCCAAGGTTTGGACATTTTATTTAAGAAAGGATGCCAAGTTCGCCGATGGGACTCCTCTAAAAGCTCAAGACGTCGTGAGGAGCATAGAGAGGGTTATGAACATCAATGGAGATCCCGCGTGGCTTGTCACTGATTTCGTTGATAAAGTTGAAGCAAAGGACGACTACACTGTTGTCTTTTACCTCAAAGATTCCGTGTCTTACTTCCTATCACTCCTTACAACACCACCCTACTTCCCAGTACATCCAAGCTACAAGCCAAATGAGATTGATAGTGACCAAACAGCCGGTGGAGTTGGACCCTACAAGATAGCCAAATGGGTTCGTGATGAGGAGCTCGTTCTCGAAGCTAACGAGAACTACTACGGCGAGAAGCCCAAGACTGAAAAAATAATCATAAAGTTCTATCGTGATGCCTCAACAATGAGACTTGCTCTCCAGAACGGCGAGATAGACATAGCTTGGAGGACCCTCAAACCAACTGACATTGAGAGCCTCAAAAAAGAAGGTAAGTTCCAGGTCATCGAGATACCGGGAGCATTTATAAGGTACGTGTGCCTTAACACTCAAAAGGATCCGACCAAAGAGGTTAAGGTGAGACAAGCCCTAGCAGCGGCTCTTGATAGGGCAGATCTTTCAAACAAGGTCTTTAGGGGAACAGTTGACCCACTCTATAGCCTAATTCCAAACGGGATGTGGTCTCATATCGATGCATTTAAGGAAAAGTACGGCGACGCCAACATTGAACTTGCCAAGAACCTTCTCAAAGAGGCTGGCTATGACGAGAACAACCCTCTCCAGATACAACTTTGGTACACTCCAACACACTACGGTGACACAGAGGCTGACCTTGCTCAAGTCCTTAAGGAGCAATGGGAGAAGACAGGCGTTATAAAAGTGGACATAAAGAGCGCTGAGTGGGGAACTTATGTCGACTACGCTAGGAAAGGCCAAATGCAGGTGTATCTTCTCGGCTGGTATCCAGACTACCTCGACCCAGATGACTATACCACACCATTCCTTAAGAGCACTGCCAACAGCTGGGCAGGAACAGGTTACGCCAACCCACAGATGGATGAGGTTCTAACAAAAGCCCAAACCCTTGTGGATCAAAACGAGAGAGCTACTCTCTACGAGCAGGCACAGCAGATACTCGCGGAGGATGTTCCATACATTCCACTCATACAAGGAAAGCTCTTCGTGGTAGCCAGTCCAGGGGTTGGTGGCGTTAAAATTGGTCCGGATATGATATTCAAATACTACACCCTCTATAAGGAGGAGTGATTTTTCTTTTCTCCTTTTTAAATCTCGTGAGGTGGTAGAATGGCTAGAGGCGTCGGTCAGTACATATTAATAAGAGGTTTGATGATTATCCCGACGGTTTTAATCCTTTATACAATCGTCTTCATCTTTTTGCGTATTCTCCCTGGTGACCCTATTTTGGCTGTAGTCGGAACAAAAAACATCGCCCCCGAGCAGCTGGAGCACTTGAGGGCGATGGCTGGACTGGATAAGCCTCTTTACGTCCAGTATTTTGATTATCTTTGGAGAATGCTCCATGGTGATTTTGGTGTAACTTTGGCATTCCCAATGGGGAAGCCTGTTGTTGAATACTTAAAACTCCGATTCCCCGCTACCCTCGAACTCACACTCTTTGGCTTTTCAATAAGCGTTCTCTTGGGCCTCCTAACGGGAGTAATTGGTGCCGTTAAGAAGGGCACAAAGATTGATGCAGGGATGAGACTTTACAGCATCATAGCATATACGCTCTTTATTCCATGGTTCGGTATGATGCTCCAATACATCTTTGGAGTACACTTTCACCTTCTCCCAACATCGGGAAGAATAAGCCCCGGACTTGATCTCCACACAATAACAGGTCTTTATATCTTTGACAGCATACTCACAGGCAACG from Palaeococcus pacificus DY20341 includes:
- a CDS encoding LSm family protein codes for the protein MSEEKPYLADETLKRWRNKKVVVSIGGEHLFTGILKDFDEEVVVLEDVADFTGNKGRELLVKIDGISWVMLIE
- a CDS encoding ABC transporter permease, which produces MARGVGQYILIRGLMIIPTVLILYTIVFIFLRILPGDPILAVVGTKNIAPEQLEHLRAMAGLDKPLYVQYFDYLWRMLHGDFGVTLAFPMGKPVVEYLKLRFPATLELTLFGFSISVLLGLLTGVIGAVKKGTKIDAGMRLYSIIAYTLFIPWFGMMLQYIFGVHFHLLPTSGRISPGLDLHTITGLYIFDSILTGNGEAFIDALKHIILPSFTLGLVLSGAYTRLVRNNMVDVLSQDFIRAYKARGVRDWKITWYALKNAFIPIVTLMGLQFAILLGGAVLTETTFNWPGMGTFIVDRIDYRDYNAIQGAVVFFAFFVGLISLIVDVVYALLDPRVKY
- a CDS encoding 6-hydroxymethylpterin diphosphokinase MptE-like protein, with the translated sequence MEWEEWKPFYDEIVREMGFDEKADRKASLILRDILLKSENYTTISELRKLIRERAYVFGAGPSLEESLKTHTFDDGILIAADGATSALLEHNILPHIIVTDLDGRFEDIKKANELGSFVVVHAHGDNIEKLKAYASKLKNVLGTCQTEPLDIIYNFGGFTDGDRGAFLAEALGTREACLVGFDFGEIVGKWSKPHLKEHSPIWESKRKKFYFAQKLLKWLEENGKARITYL
- a CDS encoding ABC transporter substrate-binding protein translates to MSKRGISLFLIGLFVFAVLASGCIGGSEETSTATSAQSGSQYAEQLVIGVTDKVTDLDPANAYDFYTWEVLNNVMEGLVKYEPGTLEIKPALAERWEVSDDSKVWTFYLRKDAKFADGTPLKAQDVVRSIERVMNINGDPAWLVTDFVDKVEAKDDYTVVFYLKDSVSYFLSLLTTPPYFPVHPSYKPNEIDSDQTAGGVGPYKIAKWVRDEELVLEANENYYGEKPKTEKIIIKFYRDASTMRLALQNGEIDIAWRTLKPTDIESLKKEGKFQVIEIPGAFIRYVCLNTQKDPTKEVKVRQALAAALDRADLSNKVFRGTVDPLYSLIPNGMWSHIDAFKEKYGDANIELAKNLLKEAGYDENNPLQIQLWYTPTHYGDTEADLAQVLKEQWEKTGVIKVDIKSAEWGTYVDYARKGQMQVYLLGWYPDYLDPDDYTTPFLKSTANSWAGTGYANPQMDEVLTKAQTLVDQNERATLYEQAQQILAEDVPYIPLIQGKLFVVASPGVGGVKIGPDMIFKYYTLYKEE
- a CDS encoding CBS domain-containing protein, whose product is MVGILVEEVMTDKFSRIDIDAPLSEAIGIFEKEDPDLILVFDKKMYKGILTQDLIIRSHLKWDPTKAKVRDVYKTAVILKPKDDLSLAAKLMLEIDSRSLPVGKDKLNVFGVISDIAILERLSKEEFGTKPIKEFMTMDVITLKPDDTVAKALATMRDHAISRIPIVNDAGKLEGLVTLHDLIIRFMKPRFKAHFGEVAGEKIPPFSTQLREVMIRGVITTTPEKSIKEAIQIMLEHNIDGLVVLDEENKVAGILTIKDLLLPISKMTEKEVKFYLQLGGDAYLLSDFTRERIISDVRSFVDGYEELLGNEGIIYLVIRRFNEKFRGVHLYQARMRVVTDKGTYIATGETWGAIQAVHDALRAIERQILQKIELHRDVKYSKRFIEQLGFWR